In a genomic window of Pangasianodon hypophthalmus isolate fPanHyp1 chromosome 1, fPanHyp1.pri, whole genome shotgun sequence:
- the LOC128317136 gene encoding C-X-C chemokine receptor type 3-like: MCLLGSQGVQKQRAVRVVLALVMAFFITWTPYNITLLVDTVYTNQSINNSIACETTTALDIAITATSTLGYMHCCVNPVLYAFVGVKFRRHLLDLIKPFRYRLQTRVDTVSRKSSVWSADTSQTSAF, from the exons ATGTGtctg CTCGGATCTCAGGGTGTGCAGAAGCAAAGAGCTGTACGAGTCGTCCTTGCCTTAGTGATGGCATTTTTCATCACCTGGACACCCTACAACATCACCCTGCTGGTGGACACTGTCTACACCAACCAAAGCATCAACAATAGCATAGCCTGTGAGACCACCACAGCACTGGACATTGCCATAACTGCCACCTCCACTCTGGGCTACATGCACTGCTGTGTGAACCCGGTGCTCTATGCATTTGTTGGAGTGAAGTTTAGGCGCCATCTTCTGGACTTGATAAAGCCGTTCAGATACAGGCTGCAGACCCGCGTGGATACAGTGTCTCGCAAGAGCTCTGTGTGGTCTGCAGACACATCACAAACCTCAGCTTTCTGA
- the LOC113542417 gene encoding C-X-C chemokine receptor type 3 yields the protein MAVRLDLHGLFENNSTFDYSDYEYKSDCTRTTSFVAIFVSILYSVALVLGLVGNILVLVVLWQKRRSWSVTDAFVLHLSMADMLLLLTVPVWAADAVQGWSFGTGFCKLAGALFKINFCCSIFLLVCIGLDLYFSVVHAGQMCSRTRPWQVQLICLAVWFFCLLLSIPDWMYLKAASGSEPEDYTECVYEYPSEASRLASQLLYLMLGFLLPAIVLLCCYACVLPQFRSDQRVQKKRAVILALVLAFFISWTPYSIALLSDTFHFSSNKSKGDCEDRRWTAVRSTAVLGFLHSCSNPLIYFCFSEKFRHWVLTIVKCGSCAVDSGDFFPWDSREIEEATSVPQEEKGPLHQMNDIERSTPQQKNGEIL from the exons ATGGCTGTTAGG CTCGACCTGCACGGGCTGTTTGAAAACAACAGTACCTTCGACTACAGCGACTATGAATATAAATCGGACTGCACCAGGACGACGTCCTTTGTGGCCATATTCGTCTCCATTCTGTACTCTGTGGCACTTGTGCTGGGGCTGGTGGGTAACATCCTGGTGCTGGTTGTGCTGTGGCAGAAGAGGCGCAGCTGGAGTGTGACAGATGCCTTCGTGCTTCACCTGAGCATGGCCGACATGCTGCTTCTCCTCACCGTGCCAGTATGGGCAGCGGATGCTGTGCAAGGGTGGAGCTTTGGCACTGGATTCTGCAAGCTGGCTGGAGCACTTTTTAAG ATCAACTTCTGCTGCAGTATCTTCCTGCTGGTCTGCATCGGCCTGGATCTGTACTTTTCCGTAGTTCATGCAGGGCAGATGTGCTCACGCACAAGGCCCTGGCAGGTGCAGCTCATCTGCCTGGCTGTTTGGTTCTTCTGTCTTCTTCTCTCCATCCCTGACTGGATGTACCTGAAGGCTGCAAGTGGCTCTGAGCCAGAGGATtatactgagtgtgtgtatgagtaccCATCTGAAGCATCACGTCTGGCTTCACAGTTGCTCTACCTTATGTTAGGCTTCTTGCTTCCTGCCATAGTGCTGCTCTGCTGTTATGCATGTGTCCTGCCACAGTTCAGATCTGATCAGCGTGTGCAGAAGAAGAGAGCCGTCATTCTTGCCCTCGTGTTGGCCTTTTTCATCAGCTGGACACCCTACAGCATTGCTCTGCTATCGGACACTTTCCATTTTTCATCCAACAAATCCAAGGGAGATTGTGAAGATCGCAGGTGGACTGCAGTGAGAAGCACAGCTGTTCTAGGTTTCCTTCACTCCTGCTCCAACCCTCTCATCTATTTCTGCTTTTCAGAAAAATTCAGACACTGGGTGTTAACTATCGTGAAGTGTGGCAGTTGTGCAGTGGACAGTGGTGATTTTTTCCCATGGGATTCAAGAGAAATTGAAGAAGCTACTTCTGTTCCACAGGAGGAGAAAGGACCACTACACCAAATGAATGATATTGAACGGTCTACTCCACAGCAGAAGAATGGTGAAATACTTTGA
- the cxcr3.1 gene encoding C-X-C chemokine receptor type 3.1 codes for MVTLKISDLDIGWNNESYDYDNDTDCCGKVCDQHTSMLFEAIFIPILYSIAFVLGLMGNGLVLVVLCQKRRTWSVTDVFVLHLSVADMLLLLTLPLWAVDAVSGWSFGTGFCKLSGALFKINFYCGIFLLACISLDRYFSVVHAVQMYSRTKPLLVQLSCLAVWFFCLLLSIPDWMHLKAENDPRRGNKFECTHFYPSSTWRVASRGLYHVLGFLLPAIVLLYCYSRVLLRLQLGSQGVQKQRAVRVVLALVMAFFITWTPYNITLLVDTVYTNQSINNSIACETTTALDIAITATSTLGYMHCCVNPVLYAFVGVKFRRHLLDLIKPFRYRLQTRMDTVSRKSSVWSADTSQTSAF; via the exons ATGGTAACTTTGAAAATTTCAGATCTTGATATTGGATGGAATAATGAAAGCTATGATTACGATAATGACACCGATTGTTGTGGAAAGGTGTGTGATCAACACACAAGTATGCTTTTTGAAGCCATCTTCATCCCCATTCTGTACTCTATTGCGTttgtgctggggctgatgggcaATGGCCTGGTGCTGGTTGTGCTGTGCCAGAAGAGGCGGACATGGAGTGTGACAGACGTCTTTGTGCTACATCTGAGCGTGGCTGACATGCTGTTACTCCTCACCTTGCCACTCTGGGCAGTTGATGCAGTGAGTGGATGGAGTTTCGGCACTGGTTTCTGCAAGCTCTCTGGAGCACTGTTTAAG atCAACTTCTACTGTGGTATCTTCCTGCTGGCCTGCATCAGCCTCGATCGATATTTTTCTGTAGTTCACGCAGTGCAGATGTACTCACGCACAAAACCATTGCTGGTGCAGCTCAGCTGCCTGGCTGTTTGGTTCTTCTGTCTTCTTCTCTCTATCCCTGACTGGATGCACCTGAAGGCTGAAAACGACCCTAGACGAGGTAATAAATTTGAGTGTACTCACTTTTACCCATCTTCAACATGGCGTGTGGCGTCACGTGGGCTCTACCATGTGTTGGGCTTTTTGCTTCCTGCCATTGTTCTGCTCTACTGTTACTCTCGTGTTCTGCTGCGGCTGCAGCTTGGATCTCAGGGTGTGCAGAAGCAAAGAGCTGTACGAGTCGTTCTTGCCTTAGTGATGGCATTTTTCATCACCTGGACACCCTACAACATCACCCTGCTGGTGGACACTGTCTACACCAACCAAAGCATCAACAATAGCATAGCCTGTGAGACCACCACAGCACTGGACATTGCCATAACTGCCACCTCCACTCTGGGCTACATGCACTGCTGTGTGAACCCGGTGCTCTATGCATTTGTTGGAGTGAAGTTTAGGCGCCATCTTCTGGACTTGATAAAGCCGTTCAGATACAGGCTGCAGACCCGCATGGACACAGTGTCTCGCAAGAGCTCTGTGTGGTCTGCAGACACATCACAAACCTCAGCTTTCTGA